The following proteins are co-located in the Microcystis wesenbergii NRERC-220 genome:
- a CDS encoding DUF6930 domain-containing protein, which produces MNLLPRTTQSRLKKIPQIPSVWEGDRRALSLSERMPRATLEPNQESGGECVIWVDGSEGCVRAMEVVSPETGPEAMVRTLIRAIETPQNPARPARPKKIIVRDRETQFFLRGVLQDLDITIDYVPSLPLIDDLFRGFEEFQNNRPPAIPPAWQSALVKTAHEIWKAEPWSCLADYDILEIKLDRPDFPNLYACVMGMLGREYGVILYRSLESLKQFRQSALAEKSMERLEKAFLSQDCWFLSYELADDDEEDDEDDYDLASAAPSQIHPVFGSVHPYEGIRPYLDEEEAITVYLALMALLRFFKGNQSALSEEPIGELQRRFRIPLDPEQAKGETVAVTVATMPDLCAEFMQLLEDDDDDDDEDDEDDEEESVLKENLVPDNAHLSLGMVPWQLLDKIRSRPKIHYQPQSVPTKGEGFPVVMIQTSRPKAKELIEKIEQAGGLAAIGFNPGEDPLEDTRYDLGILKMANGDLYLFGEFEQDDPDHRNARRNWQKRIKNTEGYCGLIVAMGVTGSSCGNPQLNDMLALYEAKSIDSKDLDLGVLTLMPHFG; this is translated from the coding sequence ATGAATCTTCTGCCCCGGACAACCCAAAGCCGCCTCAAAAAAATCCCACAAATTCCCAGCGTTTGGGAAGGAGATCGTCGTGCTTTATCCTTATCCGAGAGAATGCCCCGGGCCACCCTAGAACCAAATCAAGAAAGCGGTGGCGAGTGCGTGATCTGGGTGGACGGCAGCGAGGGCTGTGTACGCGCTATGGAAGTAGTTTCCCCCGAAACTGGACCGGAGGCCATGGTGAGAACCTTAATCCGCGCCATCGAAACACCCCAAAATCCCGCCCGGCCAGCCAGACCGAAAAAAATTATCGTCCGCGATCGAGAAACACAGTTTTTTCTGCGCGGGGTACTGCAAGATCTCGATATCACCATCGATTATGTCCCCAGTTTGCCCCTGATCGATGATCTCTTTCGCGGATTCGAGGAATTCCAAAATAACCGCCCCCCGGCAATTCCCCCCGCTTGGCAGTCCGCTTTAGTGAAAACCGCTCACGAAATTTGGAAAGCTGAACCCTGGTCCTGTTTAGCTGACTACGATATATTGGAAATTAAGCTCGATCGCCCCGATTTCCCGAATCTTTACGCCTGTGTCATGGGAATGCTCGGTCGGGAATACGGAGTCATTCTCTATCGTTCCCTGGAATCCCTCAAACAATTCCGCCAGTCCGCTTTAGCAGAAAAATCGATGGAAAGATTAGAAAAAGCCTTTCTTTCCCAAGATTGTTGGTTTTTAAGCTATGAATTGGCCGATGATGACGAGGAAGATGACGAGGATGACTACGATCTGGCCTCGGCTGCTCCCTCCCAGATTCATCCGGTTTTCGGCAGCGTGCATCCCTACGAAGGTATTCGCCCCTATTTGGATGAAGAAGAAGCAATCACGGTATATTTAGCTTTAATGGCTCTGTTGCGCTTTTTTAAAGGCAATCAATCCGCTTTATCCGAAGAACCGATCGGAGAATTACAGCGTCGTTTTCGCATTCCCCTCGATCCCGAACAAGCAAAAGGGGAAACCGTGGCGGTGACGGTAGCCACGATGCCCGATCTATGTGCGGAATTTATGCAACTCTTAGAGGACGACGACGACGACGATGATGAGGATGATGAGGATGATGAGGAAGAATCCGTACTCAAGGAGAATCTCGTCCCTGATAATGCACATCTCAGTCTGGGAATGGTTCCCTGGCAATTATTAGATAAAATTCGCAGTCGTCCAAAAATCCATTATCAACCCCAATCCGTACCAACAAAAGGAGAGGGTTTCCCCGTGGTGATGATCCAGACCTCCCGACCGAAAGCCAAGGAACTGATCGAAAAAATCGAACAAGCTGGCGGTTTGGCGGCTATTGGTTTTAACCCCGGCGAAGATCCCCTCGAAGATACCCGTTATGATCTCGGGATTCTGAAAATGGCTAACGGTGATCTCTATCTGTTTGGGGAATTCGAGCAAGATGATCCCGACCACCGTAATGCTCGCCGCAATTGGCAAAAACGCATCAAAAATACCGAGGGTTATTGTGGTTTGATTGTTGCCATGGGGGTAACTGGTTCCTCCTGCGGTAATCCCCAATTAAACGATATGTTAGCCCTCTACGAGGCAAAATCGATCGATAGTAAAGATTTAGACTTGGGAGTTTTGACTCTTATGCCTCACTTCGGTTAA
- a CDS encoding caspase family protein has translation MNITRRELIQQTGWGLLTLAISQGTLNRHLAALATPNPRKLALLVGIDQYGANIPPLPGCLTDVELQKDLLRYRFGFQDADIVTLTGQKASREAIEAAFLEHLIAQARAGDVVIFHFSGYGSVGARKEVFITADGAENALLKENILLMARCLATDKFSLIFDSSHLPQPQPYLGNLRIRSYSRTITDPNPAELTFAADIKTRFNLKNKPSNGVILAAAKPEQIALELSGNSPNAGLFTYDLTQYLWQVSPSPTIAIAFPHLRNLVASHSSEQQQPAILTSNQKNNSAPPYHTTSETSRGGAAIVTNLIDERTLEVNLVGLPLEILENYGINSCLSFIEATGEEISLQILSRQGLKAKAQLLSPAASLEIGQILQEKLRVFPSKIGLIVGLDSNLTRIERVDATSTFASLPDVAAVVNIGEQTVDCILSRVGGEETGNYQLLSANGSLIIGSLGAANEAIKSGIKRLQSQLETLLACKLWHLLINQESSGLAVIVTLESLDQTYISTVQTQKIVGSRGNNTAKNDLILPVGTEIRYQIENQEEQPLYALILVLNSDRQPLLYCSCSETPDNFSNSSPLAPFVVAAKTKATIPNDRQGHWKISQAKGIRENILILSRHPFPKTLTLLNATQSLKGEATPLLTLTNPLEIARAFWSDLKLDLGLKMDSSGSVIDEYAFDLGTWSGFRFIYQVID, from the coding sequence ATGAACATAACTAGGCGAGAATTGATCCAGCAGACAGGTTGGGGGTTGCTGACTTTGGCGATTAGTCAAGGGACCCTTAACCGTCATTTGGCCGCTCTCGCCACCCCTAATCCCCGAAAATTGGCTCTTTTAGTCGGTATTGACCAGTATGGTGCGAATATTCCGCCGCTGCCCGGTTGTCTTACCGATGTGGAGTTACAAAAAGACCTTCTCCGTTATCGTTTTGGCTTTCAGGATGCTGATATAGTAACTTTAACAGGACAAAAAGCCAGTCGAGAAGCGATCGAAGCGGCTTTTTTAGAACACCTGATCGCCCAAGCCAGGGCGGGAGATGTGGTAATTTTTCACTTTAGCGGTTATGGCAGTGTTGGGGCCCGAAAAGAGGTTTTTATTACTGCGGATGGGGCAGAAAATGCTTTACTTAAGGAAAATATCCTGCTGATGGCTCGCTGTCTAGCTACGGATAAGTTTAGCTTGATTTTTGATAGTAGTCATCTCCCCCAACCTCAGCCCTATCTCGGTAATCTCCGCATTCGTTCCTATTCTAGAACCATTACTGATCCTAACCCCGCCGAATTAACTTTCGCTGCCGATATTAAAACCCGTTTTAACCTCAAAAATAAGCCTAGTAACGGCGTTATTCTCGCTGCCGCTAAACCAGAGCAAATCGCCCTGGAATTGAGCGGTAATAGCCCCAATGCTGGCTTATTCACCTATGATCTCACTCAGTATCTCTGGCAAGTTTCCCCCAGTCCGACAATTGCGATCGCTTTTCCCCATCTCCGTAATCTCGTCGCTAGTCACAGCAGTGAACAACAGCAGCCGGCAATCCTAACCAGTAATCAAAAAAATAATTCTGCCCCGCCCTATCATACAACGTCAGAAACGTCAAGGGGGGGCGCAGCAATTGTTACAAATCTTATTGATGAACGCACCCTAGAAGTCAATCTGGTCGGCCTGCCCTTAGAAATCCTAGAAAATTACGGAATTAACTCCTGTTTGAGCTTTATTGAGGCGACTGGGGAGGAAATCAGCCTACAAATTCTCTCCCGTCAGGGTTTAAAAGCGAAAGCGCAATTATTATCCCCGGCTGCTTCCCTAGAAATAGGACAGATTCTACAGGAAAAATTGCGGGTTTTTCCGAGTAAAATCGGCTTAATCGTCGGTTTGGATAGTAACTTAACCCGGATTGAACGGGTAGATGCCACCAGTACCTTTGCCAGTTTGCCCGATGTGGCCGCCGTGGTTAATATTGGCGAACAAACGGTAGATTGTATCTTAAGTCGAGTTGGTGGCGAAGAAACTGGCAATTATCAGTTATTATCTGCCAATGGCTCCCTAATTATCGGTAGTTTAGGGGCGGCCAACGAAGCCATTAAATCCGGGATTAAACGACTGCAATCGCAACTAGAAACCCTGCTGGCCTGCAAATTGTGGCACTTGTTGATCAATCAAGAATCCTCCGGTTTAGCCGTCATTGTCACCCTGGAAAGCCTCGATCAAACCTATATCTCCACGGTACAAACCCAAAAAATTGTGGGTAGCAGGGGGAATAATACCGCTAAAAATGACTTAATTCTGCCCGTCGGGACGGAAATTCGCTATCAAATCGAGAATCAAGAAGAACAACCCCTCTACGCACTGATCCTTGTCCTCAACAGCGATCGCCAACCGCTTTTATACTGTTCCTGTTCAGAAACCCCCGATAATTTCAGCAATTCCAGCCCATTAGCCCCCTTTGTCGTGGCGGCTAAAACCAAGGCCACCATCCCCAATGACCGCCAAGGGCATTGGAAAATTAGTCAAGCCAAGGGCATCAGAGAGAATATACTGATCCTCAGTCGCCATCCTTTCCCGAAAACCTTGACCCTTCTCAATGCCACTCAAAGCCTCAAGGGAGAAGCCACCCCACTGCTCACCCTGACTAACCCCCTAGAAATAGCCAGAGCTTTCTGGAGCGATCTAAAATTAGATTTAGGTCTAAAAATGGATAGTTCTGGCAGTGTAATTGATGAATACGCCTTTGATCTAGGAACTTGGTCAGGTTTCCGGTTTATTTATCAAGTTATCGACTAA
- the msrA gene encoding peptide-methionine (S)-S-oxide reductase MsrA: protein MVLFGFGKKLTLPTAREALPGRSEKMPVPSTHYVNGHPLQPPFPAGMETAMFGLGCFWGAERKFWQLEGVYTTAVGYAAGITPNPTYQEVCTGMTGHNEVVLVVYDPRVISYEQLLKVFWESHNPTQGMRQGNDTGTQYRSGIYTYSPLQKQLAEKSRSIYQEALNKANYGQITTEILDAPEFYYAEVYHQQYLAKNPGGYCGLGGTKVECPIALDLKLN from the coding sequence ATGGTGTTATTCGGATTCGGAAAAAAATTAACTTTGCCCACGGCAAGGGAGGCCCTACCCGGGCGATCGGAAAAAATGCCCGTACCTAGCACCCACTACGTTAACGGTCATCCTTTGCAGCCCCCCTTTCCCGCCGGTATGGAAACCGCAATGTTTGGTTTAGGCTGTTTTTGGGGAGCAGAGCGGAAATTTTGGCAATTAGAAGGTGTTTACACCACGGCCGTAGGTTATGCGGCTGGTATCACCCCCAATCCCACCTATCAGGAAGTGTGTACCGGCATGACTGGGCATAATGAAGTGGTCTTAGTGGTCTATGATCCCAGGGTGATTTCCTACGAACAACTGTTAAAGGTTTTCTGGGAAAGTCATAATCCCACCCAAGGAATGCGTCAGGGTAATGATACGGGAACCCAGTATCGATCGGGTATCTATACCTATAGTCCCCTGCAAAAGCAATTAGCGGAAAAATCTCGATCGATCTACCAAGAAGCCCTCAATAAAGCGAACTACGGTCAGATTACCACGGAAATTCTCGACGCACCTGAATTTTATTATGCTGAAGTTTATCATCAGCAGTATTTAGCTAAAAACCCCGGCGGTTACTGTGGTTTAGGGGGAACGAAAGTGGAATGTCCGATCGCTCTTGATCTGAAGTTAAATTAA
- a CDS encoding ATP-binding cassette domain-containing protein, with the protein MTNSPTIKTVISQEPYIILNNQGEFLPSINLSRPNYKLGRDGQQVDLVVPQHWTVVSRVQACFRRQGDDYYIYDGDGTNPSSNQLFINNRVITPKEGYLLRNGDEINIGQDVKNSVKITYYHPNQPVKSQSFAFKSVSLGHRSVVLGRDNAATVVLDAPTISRQHAIIDSDNQNRYILYDKSTNGVFIDGEKVSGSAILTNGCTVRIGPYSFRLQGDELVLLDTGDNIRLDAENIVRMVRDKKKQPLIILNHISLPIEPSQLVAIVGGSGAGKSTLLKTLLGIEPTTSGTVYLNGEELRQNFNIYRTQIGYVPQYDIVHRDLTVGEVLYYASKLRLPPDLNCQEVIEKTLQQVELLERRNTLVRDLSGGQLKRVSIAVELLANPKLFFLDEPTSGLDPGLDKKMMELLAKLAKEGRTILLVTHATNNINLCDRLVFLGQGGNLCYFGSPGEALNFFSLPQGDFADIYIHLETSEKVEQECQRFQQSDYYKNNIEARIGKIFQQNNSKPQQVQQSFWQQLQVLCQRYSQLIIRDQFSLILYLLTAPIGIFLMSVVLGDKNPLFLGDNPSFNEAIQSAPLALKTLFVFTCAQLWVGFACSLQEIVKESAIYQRERLVNLGLLPYLFSKILVLAVLAFLQTIVITCVIFWGFTDPQPELMTWLTGCFITTFLTIFAAINLGLLISAGVSNITQANSALPLILIPQIIFAGVLFSLEGLGKYLSWLMISRWSIGAYGVLVEVEAMIAEAKEQNSFNFPLPFEDANQVYQLSFNNLFLNWGVLILHSLIYFLLTYWLQKRKDIL; encoded by the coding sequence ATGACCAATTCTCCCACCATTAAAACGGTTATTAGTCAAGAACCCTACATTATTCTTAACAATCAGGGAGAATTTCTGCCTTCTATTAATCTGAGTCGTCCTAATTATAAATTGGGGCGGGATGGTCAACAGGTGGATTTAGTTGTTCCCCAACACTGGACGGTGGTGAGTCGAGTACAAGCTTGTTTTCGTCGTCAGGGAGATGATTACTATATCTACGATGGAGACGGGACTAATCCTAGTTCCAATCAACTTTTTATCAACAATCGCGTCATTACTCCCAAAGAGGGCTATCTTTTACGAAATGGGGATGAGATTAATATCGGTCAAGATGTCAAAAATTCGGTCAAGATTACCTATTATCATCCTAACCAACCGGTAAAAAGCCAATCTTTCGCTTTTAAATCGGTTTCCCTCGGCCATCGCAGTGTAGTTTTAGGACGAGATAATGCTGCTACTGTGGTTTTAGACGCACCGACAATTTCCCGACAACACGCGATTATCGACAGCGATAACCAAAATCGTTATATTCTCTACGACAAAAGCACCAATGGAGTCTTTATCGACGGAGAAAAAGTATCGGGTAGTGCCATTCTAACCAACGGTTGTACAGTGAGAATCGGCCCCTATAGTTTTCGGTTGCAGGGAGATGAATTAGTTTTATTAGATACGGGGGATAATATCCGTCTGGATGCCGAAAATATCGTCAGGATGGTGCGGGATAAAAAGAAACAACCTTTGATAATTCTCAATCATATCTCCTTACCGATCGAACCGAGTCAATTAGTGGCGATTGTCGGGGGAAGCGGTGCGGGAAAATCGACTTTATTAAAGACTTTATTGGGAATTGAACCCACCACCTCGGGAACTGTTTATCTGAATGGGGAAGAGCTGCGCCAGAATTTTAATATCTATCGCACCCAAATCGGTTATGTTCCCCAATACGATATCGTCCACAGGGATTTAACTGTGGGAGAAGTGTTATATTACGCTTCTAAATTAAGGCTACCTCCCGATCTTAATTGCCAAGAAGTGATCGAGAAAACCCTGCAGCAGGTGGAATTATTAGAAAGAAGAAATACTTTAGTCAGAGACTTAAGCGGTGGTCAATTAAAAAGGGTGAGTATTGCGGTAGAATTATTAGCCAATCCCAAATTATTCTTTTTAGATGAACCCACCTCGGGATTAGACCCCGGTTTAGATAAAAAGATGATGGAATTGCTGGCAAAATTGGCCAAAGAAGGCAGAACAATTCTCCTAGTCACCCATGCTACTAATAATATCAATCTCTGCGATCGATTAGTTTTTCTTGGTCAAGGGGGCAATTTATGTTATTTTGGTTCTCCGGGGGAGGCCTTAAATTTTTTCTCTTTACCTCAGGGGGATTTTGCCGATATTTATATTCATCTGGAAACTAGCGAAAAAGTTGAGCAAGAATGCCAACGTTTCCAACAATCCGACTACTACAAAAATAATATTGAAGCAAGAATCGGTAAAATATTTCAGCAAAATAATAGTAAACCACAACAGGTTCAACAATCTTTTTGGCAACAACTACAGGTTTTATGTCAACGCTATAGCCAGTTAATTATCCGTGATCAATTTAGTTTAATTTTATACCTATTAACCGCCCCGATCGGAATTTTCTTAATGTCCGTGGTTTTAGGGGACAAAAATCCTTTATTTTTGGGGGATAATCCCAGTTTTAATGAGGCTATCCAATCCGCACCTTTAGCCTTAAAAACTCTCTTTGTTTTTACCTGCGCGCAATTGTGGGTAGGTTTTGCCTGTTCCCTACAGGAAATTGTCAAAGAATCGGCAATTTATCAGCGAGAAAGATTAGTTAATCTGGGATTATTACCCTATTTATTCTCAAAAATTCTGGTTTTAGCGGTCTTAGCTTTTCTGCAAACAATTGTCATTACCTGCGTAATATTTTGGGGATTTACCGACCCGCAACCAGAATTAATGACCTGGTTAACTGGCTGTTTTATTACCACATTTTTAACTATATTTGCGGCGATTAATCTCGGTTTATTAATTTCTGCTGGCGTTAGTAATATCACCCAAGCAAATAGCGCCTTACCTTTAATTTTAATTCCTCAGATTATCTTTGCAGGGGTATTATTTAGCTTAGAAGGTTTGGGAAAATATCTATCATGGTTGATGATTAGTCGCTGGTCAATTGGTGCCTACGGGGTATTAGTAGAGGTGGAAGCTATGATTGCAGAAGCGAAAGAACAAAATAGTTTTAATTTCCCTTTACCCTTTGAGGATGCCAATCAAGTTTATCAATTATCTTTCAATAATTTGTTCTTGAATTGGGGAGTGTTAATTCTTCATTCCCTTATTTATTTTCTCCTTACCTATTGGTTGCAAAAAAGAAAAGATATTTTGTGA
- the sir gene encoding sulfite reductase, ferredoxin dependent, translating to MVTTPISPTAKVSKVEGIKERSNYLREPLASELLEDTTHFTDAAVQILKFHGSYQQDNRDNRAKGQEKDYQMMLRTRSPGGFIPAQLYLTLDSLSDRYGNSTLRVTTRQGFQLHGILKKNLKATLGEIIRSMGSTLAACGDVNRNVTAPPAPYKNRPEYGYAWEYANNIADLLTPQTGAYYEIWLDGEKVISAEEAPEVKASRQKDTNGINKNDPIEPIYGQHYMPRKFKIGVTVPGDNSIDIYTNDLGLVVITDANGQLQGFNILAGGGLGRTHNKEETFPRMADPIGYVDKEDVYDLVKAIVATQRDYGDRGDRRHARMKYILEEWGVEKFRSTVEGYFGQKIAPYQPLPDWKYQDFLGWNEQGDGKLFFGLSVENGRVKNEGSFQLKTALKVIIERFQLPMRLTANHNIILYDIEPQDQQAIEAILKEHGMITDPAEIDPLTRYAMACPAWPTCGLAITESERILPSVIERIRTLLNRLGLSKEQFVIRMTGCPNGCARPYMAELGFVGSAPNSYQLWLGGTADQTRLARPYLDKMAIDDLEKVLEPIFVYFQQDQQNNETFGEFCHRVNFPALQAFSATYTPKMTETTTTESKPKRVRKNQNRVSVPDDMFVRLKEASETEKRPMNQIINAALEAYFSQKS from the coding sequence ATGGTTACAACTCCTATTTCTCCTACCGCCAAGGTTTCTAAAGTCGAAGGTATCAAAGAACGCAGTAATTATCTACGAGAACCTTTGGCCAGTGAACTCCTCGAAGATACAACCCATTTTACCGATGCGGCGGTGCAGATCCTCAAGTTTCACGGTTCCTATCAACAGGATAATCGCGACAATAGAGCCAAAGGTCAAGAAAAAGACTATCAAATGATGTTGCGTACCCGCAGTCCGGGGGGTTTTATTCCCGCGCAACTATATCTTACCCTCGATAGTTTGTCCGATCGCTACGGTAACAGCACTTTACGGGTGACAACTCGCCAAGGCTTCCAATTACACGGCATTTTAAAGAAAAATCTCAAAGCTACCCTCGGGGAAATTATCCGCAGTATGGGATCCACTTTAGCGGCCTGTGGTGATGTTAACCGCAATGTCACCGCACCGCCAGCCCCCTACAAAAATCGCCCCGAATACGGCTATGCTTGGGAATATGCCAATAATATCGCCGATTTGCTCACTCCCCAAACTGGCGCTTACTACGAAATTTGGCTCGATGGCGAAAAAGTGATCAGTGCAGAAGAAGCGCCAGAAGTCAAGGCATCGAGACAAAAAGATACAAATGGCATTAACAAAAACGATCCCATCGAACCGATCTACGGTCAACATTATATGCCCCGTAAGTTCAAGATCGGTGTCACCGTGCCGGGGGACAACTCCATCGATATCTACACCAATGACCTCGGTTTGGTGGTGATTACCGACGCAAACGGTCAATTACAGGGTTTTAACATCCTTGCCGGGGGTGGACTGGGAAGGACCCACAATAAGGAGGAAACTTTCCCCAGAATGGCCGATCCGATCGGTTATGTGGACAAAGAAGATGTGTACGATCTGGTAAAAGCGATCGTGGCAACCCAAAGGGATTACGGTGATCGCGGCGATCGTCGTCATGCGAGAATGAAATATATCCTCGAAGAATGGGGAGTAGAGAAATTCCGCAGCACTGTTGAGGGTTATTTCGGCCAAAAAATCGCCCCCTACCAACCCCTCCCCGATTGGAAATATCAAGACTTTTTGGGATGGAATGAACAGGGAGACGGAAAATTATTTTTTGGTCTTTCTGTGGAGAATGGCCGGGTCAAAAATGAAGGCAGTTTTCAGCTAAAAACCGCCTTAAAAGTGATTATCGAGCGTTTTCAGTTGCCCATGCGCTTGACGGCTAACCATAATATCATTCTCTACGACATCGAACCCCAGGATCAGCAAGCGATCGAGGCGATCCTGAAAGAACACGGAATGATCACCGATCCCGCCGAAATTGACCCTTTAACCCGTTATGCCATGGCCTGTCCCGCTTGGCCCACCTGTGGATTAGCGATTACTGAGTCAGAAAGAATTTTACCCAGCGTGATTGAACGCATTCGCACCCTGCTTAATCGCTTAGGATTAAGCAAAGAGCAATTTGTCATCCGCATGACAGGATGTCCCAATGGCTGCGCGCGTCCCTATATGGCAGAATTAGGATTTGTGGGTAGCGCCCCCAACTCCTACCAACTCTGGTTAGGGGGAACGGCCGATCAAACTCGACTAGCGCGCCCCTATTTGGATAAAATGGCGATCGATGATCTAGAAAAGGTCTTAGAACCGATTTTCGTTTACTTCCAACAGGATCAACAAAATAACGAAACCTTCGGAGAATTCTGTCATCGAGTCAATTTCCCTGCTTTACAAGCATTTTCAGCCACCTACACACCTAAAATGACCGAAACTACCACCACTGAATCAAAACCCAAACGCGTCCGTAAAAATCAAAACCGTGTCAGCGTCCCCGATGATATGTTTGTCCGTCTCAAGGAAGCTTCGGAAACGGAAAAACGGCCGATGAATCAAATCATCAATGCGGCACTAGAGGCCTATTTCAGTCAAAAATCCTAA
- a CDS encoding DnaJ domain-containing protein, which yields MAKKLDFVVPAIGGVAGANLSAYLGNIGLVGGFGGISVGLVGMTGMGILTSSAIYASLQGLETNDRTVGLALGMGSLGGIGIYSTLGGVGVAVKGTAFAVGVGSMAIAGGVAGLGVYGLMKMLSPTYSDNNFYDNLEFFDRITREYEEALFWQEVTGKYENLEAELQQLSAAVSVQENPQLYSTEITIPEHLSWQCFQTLKGHQANIGAIDISPDGKIIASAGEDQTIKLWQRETGKLIYSFVGVNEPIQTLAISPNGKSIIAGGLDGRISQWQLETKQYKSSFFARVNAPDSHNGVILQLAFAANETFIVSASNDKTLRIWSYYTGELKRTLIGHEEAVNTCAISPDSQIIASGSDDKTIKLWRFDHSYAYQTFIGDRAAVNSLAFSNDGQYLISGGGDKTIKIWDIKTGEIIKSWQAHEQAIISIAVNPHRHLIASASRTEIKIWQGQTGELIKTLRVTAPLKFSPDGQFLITGSYGGKVKIWSEILEKLEILPPDSEDWWEVLEVSKNASWPEVKQRYYQLARQYHPDHNSSAMAIKIMQKINRAYDQFLFSISQQSKC from the coding sequence ATGGCTAAAAAGCTTGATTTTGTTGTTCCCGCCATCGGTGGAGTCGCAGGAGCCAATTTATCTGCTTATCTGGGAAATATCGGCTTAGTCGGCGGATTTGGCGGGATAAGCGTCGGTTTAGTGGGAATGACGGGGATGGGCATCCTGACAAGTTCGGCAATTTATGCCAGTCTGCAAGGACTAGAAACAAACGATCGCACCGTGGGGTTAGCTTTGGGGATGGGAAGCCTTGGCGGAATCGGTATCTACTCTACCTTGGGGGGTGTGGGAGTCGCAGTTAAAGGTACAGCTTTCGCTGTTGGTGTCGGTTCTATGGCGATCGCTGGTGGGGTAGCCGGGTTAGGAGTCTATGGACTGATGAAAATGTTATCTCCCACCTACTCCGACAATAATTTTTATGACAATCTAGAATTTTTTGATCGCATTACTAGAGAGTACGAAGAAGCTTTATTTTGGCAAGAAGTTACGGGAAAATATGAAAATCTAGAGGCAGAATTACAGCAACTGTCAGCAGCAGTATCTGTTCAGGAAAATCCACAGTTATATTCTACAGAAATTACTATTCCAGAGCATTTATCTTGGCAGTGTTTCCAAACTCTTAAAGGTCATCAGGCAAATATTGGAGCGATCGATATTAGCCCTGATGGTAAAATTATCGCTAGTGCGGGAGAAGATCAAACCATAAAACTTTGGCAGCGAGAAACGGGTAAATTAATTTATTCCTTTGTGGGAGTTAATGAGCCGATCCAAACTTTGGCTATAAGTCCTAACGGTAAATCGATTATTGCTGGTGGATTGGATGGCAGAATTAGTCAGTGGCAATTAGAAACTAAGCAGTATAAAAGTAGTTTTTTCGCTCGTGTCAATGCTCCTGATAGCCACAATGGTGTAATTTTACAATTAGCTTTTGCTGCCAATGAAACATTTATTGTTAGTGCTAGTAATGACAAAACTCTGCGAATCTGGAGTTATTATACAGGAGAATTAAAGCGAACTTTAATTGGTCATGAGGAGGCAGTTAATACCTGCGCTATTAGTCCTGATAGCCAAATTATTGCTAGTGGTAGTGATGATAAAACTATTAAATTATGGCGATTTGATCATAGCTATGCTTATCAAACTTTTATCGGTGACAGGGCAGCCGTTAACAGTTTAGCTTTTAGTAATGATGGTCAATATCTAATTAGTGGCGGTGGGGATAAAACGATTAAAATCTGGGATATCAAGACAGGAGAAATTATTAAAAGTTGGCAGGCACACGAGCAGGCAATTATCAGTATTGCTGTTAATCCTCATCGTCATTTAATTGCTAGTGCTTCCCGAACAGAAATTAAAATTTGGCAAGGACAAACTGGAGAATTAATTAAAACTTTACGGGTAACTGCTCCCTTAAAATTTAGTCCTGATGGTCAATTTTTAATTACAGGTAGTTATGGAGGTAAGGTAAAAATATGGTCAGAAATATTAGAAAAATTAGAAATATTACCCCCTGATTCCGAGGATTGGTGGGAGGTTTTAGAAGTTTCTAAGAATGCCAGTTGGCCAGAAGTTAAACAAAGATATTATCAGCTTGCTCGTCAGTATCACCCCGATCACAATTCCTCGGCCATGGCGATTAAAATTATGCAAAAAATTAATCGAGCTTACGATCAGTTTTTATTTTCTATCTCGCAACAATCAAAGTGTTAG